The genomic segment GACGGGATCTGTGCTGTCGATGCCTTTCGTGGTCTCGGTCGCGGTCGCCATCTCGACTCCGGTGTGTATCGCGATCGCGTTCCCGATGTCTGTCAGAAGACCGATCGCggtgatggtgatggtgaCTGCGCTGCTTCTTCCTCTGTCGACGCTCTTCTTTCTCGCGCTCGATGCGCTCCTTCTCGCCCTTCTCTGCTGCCAGGGCCTTTTCGAATTCGTCGAGGCCGTCCATCATTGCTGTGCCTAGAGGTGGGAAGCTTGCTAGTTGACGATGGAGCTACCAGCTGCAATGGCCTGTTTTTCTGCAGGTTCCCTAAATGAATTGGCGACGCGGGAGGAACGTCACTTTCCCAGCACGGGCCATCAAGATTCTGGCAATGACAGGGGGTGTCTGATTAGGTAGTCGTTATGTACAACTTACAGGGGGGTTTCGTTCATTCCGACGCCCCGCGCGGGGCACTCAGCTCTTGCAACTCTTCCAGAACTTTTTTCTTAGCGACCGCCCGTAAGAGAACCAAACACTCCGTGGAAGAGCCGCACGCGAATTTCCATCACCACATCAGAATGGCTTCAACATCCGCAGAAACCCCCGCCGAGAATGCGGCCACCCAGACCCCGACtgccatcgtcgtcgtcggcatGGCCGGTAAGGAATACACAACCTCGTCTTGCGCTCACTGTGTCGCTGACCAATACTACCAGGCTCAGGCAAGACGACCTTTATGCGACGCATCAACTCATACCTGCACGGCAAGCAAGATCCTCCCTACGTTATCAACCTGGATCCCGCGGTGCTCAACGTCCCTTTCGAAAGCAACATTGACATCCGTGACTCGGTGAACTATGAGGAGGTCATGAAGCAGTACAACCTGGGGCCGAACGGTGGTATCCTGACGTCCCTAAACCTCTTCGCGACAAAGGTCGATCAAATCGTCAACCTGCTCGACAAGCGTGCTGCGCCAGACCCTGCAAACCCCGACAAGAAGCCCATCAAGAACATCCTTGTCGATACGCGTACGTCTACTAAATACCTAGGCAGACTCTCTCTTTGCTAACACTGCTGCAGCCGGACAAATTGAGGTTTTCGTTTGGTCCGCCAGTGGAACCATTCTTCTCGAGTCTCTCGCGTCCTCCTTCCCGACCGTCATCGCCTACGTTATCGATACCCCTCGAACCACCTCCACGAGCACATTCATGTCCAACATGCTGTACGCTTGCAGTATTCTCTACAAGACCAAGCTCCCCATGATCTTGGTCTTCAACAAGACCGACGTGCAAGACGCAACGTTTGCCAAGGAGTGGATGACGGATTTCGAGGCGTTCCAGCAAGCTCTCCAGCAAGACGAGATGAGCGACGTCATTGGCGGCTACGAAACGTCTGAGGGTGGCAGCGGCGGCTCCGGCTACATGGGCAGTCTCCTCAACTCCATGAGTCTCATGCTCGAGGAGTTCTACTCCCACCTCAGCTTTGTCCCCGTCAGCTCCCGCCTCGGAACGGGCATGGACGAGTTCTTCGCTGCGGTGGAGGAGAAGGCTGAGGAATTCAAGCAGGACTACCTCCCCGAGCTGAAGCGCAGGCGCGAGGAGCGTGAAGAAAAGAAGCGTCTGGCCCGCGATCACGAGGTGGAGAAGATGATGAAGGGTATGTCGGTGGACGCAGGCAAGAAGCCAATGGTTGTCAAGCCCGtggacgacgatgatgatggcGTTGATGTCGCCAGCGATgtggacgacgacgacatgCCGGATGACGAGGATGACCGCGAGGGCCTTCAGGCCCGGTACGAGGCGGCCATGGAGGCTGAGGGCGACTCCATCATGGCTGATGGCAGTTTTGCAAAGTACCTGCACACGCGACCGACATGAGACGTCACAGCACACACGCGCGGGTCACATTTATTTGATATAGAATGAACGAACAATCGGGCAAGGGGATGGCGTTTTAGATGGTTGCTGCATTATCATGAGATACctcgaaaagaaaaaaaggagaAGGAAAAGGTGCAGAAGAATGCCTTGCTCTATGAATTGAATTTGGTCCCCCCACCTTGAACTCCCCAGCCCTTGCGCATCACATGCGTTGTGGCTTTGCTTTGATAGTTGGCTGTTTGTCATACATGTCCCTCGTATGAGACTCTTTCCCTGCTGAAGAATATGCGGCTCTCTTGCAGGCAGCCAAGACTCTCTTCCCATGCAGTCTCGAGTCTACCACCTCGTGTGTCGTCCAATTCCGACTCTCGAATGCGCAGCACCACATCGCTACTGCTGTCCCGCTCCTCCAGCGTACACACGTCGCGCGAATATCAAATCCTCTCTCTAAATCTCTTCTCCAATCATCTCGCCTCGAACTGAACCATTCTATCCCACACAGTCAGTCTACGCTCTCCTAACACCACATTCCCTGCCCGTCTCCATGGCATGTAAGAACTCACCTCTTGGTCCGTTCCTTGTAAAGAATACGACAACCGCACTCCTTGCATCTGATGGGATCGGCGCGACGCAGCTGGAACTTGAGACCGCAATCGCCGCAGAGATATTGCATCTGGGGGCCCTCGGAGCCGTAAGACTGATAGGCGGCGGCGCTGGGCGCGGAGGCGGCGCCAGCGGTGGGGACTTGGTAGGCTTCGCGGGACATGTTGTGGTGGTTTTTGTCCTTCGGAAGGATAGAGTGCGGCGGCGGAGAGATTCGTTGCGTTCGGGTGGGTATGGCGCGTCGGATATTGAAGTTTTGGCGATTTTTCTTCAGAGAGGCGGCGGGATTGGAAATGCAGGCAGAAGGCGTGGTGGGGCTGGGATGACAATTTGTCAGGCGGTGAAGGCGCATAGAAACGGCAGAAGAAAGAAGAATGTTGGGCGGTGTGCAGCCGGTGGTGGAGCTCTGATGAATCAGGTGGGGCGTCTAAGCTGGCCCACTTCCCGAGGTTATCGCTTGCTATCCGTACCTTCCCCCGTAagttacctacctacctcacTGCCGCCCTGATTTCCTGGGGGAGAGAGAGCTTCCCGGTGGTTTGGAAGAAACATCTCTTGGACGCCGTAGCTTGTCCAACAAACCTCGCGTCTTTCGCATCGCCCTCTAGATTTCGGTTCTTTCCTCACTAGTCTGATAGAATTCCTTCGAACTCTGTAATACTTTCAAAGCGACGACACCAGACAACGCAGCGGGCGTTTCTAGACTCCCCCAACACATCTACACCCCCGATAATGCCAAAGCTCTCCCCGGCTTTCCACACAACCACAAAAAACACGATACCGCCCCCGACCACCCCATCATGACACCAAACTCCCAATTCGACGCGGGCGTATCCCACCCAGAAGGCCAATGCCCGTTCTGCGTAATCGCAACAGAATACCCTCCCTACGACCCCTCCAAACCCCCACAAGACGAAGGCGACAATTCGACCCTCGACCCAAACCGCATCCCCACGCCCGCCTTCGTCGTCCTCTCCACGCCTCTCCTCATCGCCTTTCTCGACATTCTCCCGCTATCCCGCGGCCACCTTCTCCTCTGCCCGCGCGCCCACCGCCCGAAACTCACCGACGCCTCGCCCGACGAGTCGGCCGAGATGGGCCGGTACCTGCGCGTGCTGTCCAACGCCCTGGCGCGCACGACGGGCGTGGAGGACTGGAACGTGGTGCAGAACAACGGAGCCGCGGCGGCGCAGGTCGTGATGCACATGCACTTCCACCTCATTCCGCGACCCGAGATCCGCGCGAGCGGGCGGTATAGCGAGAGCTTCACCATGTTTGGGCGGGGCCGGAGGGAAGAGCTGGACGATGAGGACGCGGAGCATTTTGCAAAGGAGCTGCGGGAGAACGTGGCTGATATCTTGAGGGAAGAGAAGCACAAGCCGAAACTTTGATGGGCGGGTTTTGATGAGTGCGACGAAGAGTTTtttgcttcttttttttttaaaaaagattcgtttattcaTTTCATGTATATCAAGGACTATCATGTCCTAGCTGCCTATGCGTAGCAGCATGTCTTATCACGCCGTAGCGTTGTTTCGTTTCTTTTTAAACTCATTATGTGAGTCCACCACTTTTTTCTCACTCATTACACTGCTACCCGGACTGAACATTTACTCATCATCGCCGAAGAAGACCTTGACACCGTCGGGAAGGAAGGTGCCGTCGCAGACCTTGAAGCGGTCGGAGATGGCGGAGATCTTCTTGAACTCGTCATCGGTGAGGGACCAACCGTCGAGGTCGTAGTTGGCCTTGATGCGGCCCTCAGAGACGGACTTGGGGATGACGCTGACGTCTCTGGCCAAGCCCCACTGGAGGAGGACTTGCTGGGGAGTGCGGTCCTTGGACTTTGCAATCTCGAGGAGAGTCTGGTTGGTGTAAAGAGGTGAGTCGGTGCTGCCCAGGCACGAGTAGGCGGTGGCGTGGATGCCCTTTGACTTGCAGTAGTCGAGGAGCTTGGGGGAGGGGTTGCAGGGGTGAAGCTCGATCTGGTTGACGGCGGGGACGATCTGGGTCTATTGTTAGTACGGACAGTTCTGGAGAAGTCCAAGAGAAAGGGAAATACCTTGGTGGAGGGATCGTTGAGGAGGCGCTCGAGGTGGGTGAGGCCAAAGTTGGAGACACCAATGTTCTTGACCTTGCCGGTGTCGACGAGCTTCTGCAGCTCGCGCCAGGTGTCGACGTAGTCCCAGTCGGGGTAGTGCTTCTTGAGGTCGTCGGGGTCGGTGCTGGAGGGCCAGTGCATGAGGTAGAGGTCGACGTAGTCGGTCTGGAGGTTCTCGAGGGACTTTGTAATGGCCTCGGGGACGCGCTTGTGCCAGGGGTTGTCGAGCTTGGTGGTGAGCCAAATCTGCTCGCGGGGGACGCCCGAGGCAATGATGCCGTCGCCGACCTCCTTCTCGTTCTGGTAGGCGAAAGCGGTATCAATGTGGCGGTAGCCGTTCTTCAGGGCAGCCTCGACGGCGAGCTTGACCTGGTTGGGGCCGGACTGCCAGGTTCCCAGGCCAATGGCGGGGATCTTGGCACCCGTGTTGAGGGTGAAGGTGCGGGAGGTCTGGGACATTTTGGGCAGTGTTTGAGGTGTAGACTATAGAGTCGGGGGTATCTTGGAATAGAAAGTAAAAGACTCAATATGAGAAGAGAGAGGAGTTATCGTGGAATAGCAAGAGACTCTTCGGGAAGGGATGGGGGAGAGCTCTTTTGTATGTGATCAAGACGGCGGGAAATCATGTAAGCAGGCAGTTGGAAGCTATGACTTAGATGATACCTAATGAGCTCGGTATCCTTTGCACCTGGCCTTTTTTGTTTGGTCGCATATCTATCTACCTATCTACCCGCCATGTACTCTACTTAGTACCTGAAGTGCTGTGTAAGTGTGGAAGGTGAGGTTAGTGTCAATCGGAGTACTTGCGTTCGGTAGATAACGCTCCTAAGCGCGAGGTATCTATTTCTCCTGTCTCTCCTTCCCTCTCTCTACATAGGTAGATAGGTACACGAGGTAGGTGGTGAAGGAGAGGAAGGTCCAGTCCATTGAGTTGTTTGGCCCCCGCCAACCCCTGATCCTGCCCCCTCCACAGAGAGTACGGAGCACAAAGTTGCCCCTCCCCCCACCTCGTGTGCGCCTGGGAATGACGCAGGAGCAACGGGGGACCGGGGGTTGtatctttctctctcttttttttctattTTCTATGCGCGTTGGATGCGCCTAAATGCGCCGGGGCGCGGGCACTTGCCGACCTGTGACCCGCCAGCCTATCCGCTTCCAGCGTTTGTGTTTCTGTCGTCTTGTACCTTCTTTTACTTGTCTGTATCATTGGATCTTTTACCTGTTAGATGTGGCAGTTTGGTTCCTGCCGTGGTGCCGCTATCCCCGAGGGAGCAGTTCTACCAGTTGAATCTTCCTCCAGCCCTCTATCTCTCGGTCCGTTACCCCCTCTTACACATCGAGAGAGGAATCCATGCCATATGCCTCCATTACTCTCACTGTGTCATTGACAACTCGGCGGGGCGAGTACATAGAGGGGCAAAGATACAAGAAATAAAGACGCGGCCGGGGGATTCGCGCCGAGCAGAGAAACCCAAGCCAGCCTGGACCTAGTCACCGTCAGCCGTTTCGTTTCCAACACGCCTGATTGGCACCGCTTGTTACCCGTCCCAATCCGCGTCGCTGGTACCGGGCAAATGTACACCGACGCGCCATAACCTTTTTTTTCGACATGCCCTTTCACATAAAATCCACACTCGCCCCGTTGACGTCGACTCTGCCGGGCCAACAGGACGCCAGGACGTCACATATGCGCCGACTACCACATTGTCATAATAATCTTGAATTCAATGCGCATCTAGTTGTGGACTTCTGACGCCCAGTTCCCGGGCCTGCGGAACCTGGGCGCAGACCTGGCGTCTCTTTTGCGCACCACTGCAGCCGCACGAATGTCTTGCCAGGAAACCAACTATCCCCCACCTTGCCACGACTCTTTACATTCTGTGACACTTGTGTTGTTTCTTCTTTCTTGAAGAATAATGATGTGAAGAAAGAATATGCTAGAATACTATGGAAAGGAGCTCATCCCCTCTGGCTTCTTCCCCCCTCTTCTGCTCACGTTTTCTCAACATTCCAAGCCTCTTCTTGTTTCATACTTTGCtctatcttattactattgcGCAAGACTATAGACGAAGTCGACCAAGTCTCCAAGCGCTTCCCGTCGTTTGAGTGAAGATGCGAGCGCAGATTTGGCTCTCAGAGAGCCAGTAACCGTCACACTTCATCTCCCATATCGAAGCCGCTCTGTCTATCCCTGTTGTAAAGGTTCTCTCTCTGGCAATGACCATAATCCAAGACTTTGATCCATTAAACGTGGTTATGAAAGACGTACCTGGTCTGAGGTACTGCCGGTCACTGCTATCATCTCTCATGAGTGATACCAAGCCTTCTACCAAGGCCTCTTACAAGAGCTGGTCAAATGTCAGGACGAGTCGATGGCGAGTAATCAAGCAATGCTTCACATGGAATATAAGACACAACGATATGTAGTTGGTTTAAGCACAACGTCACATTAGATCCCCGAGACTCGGGCCGATCGCCTTCAGCCGGATAGTTCATTCGGCAATGCCCAGATTGTCCCGGTTCGAGGTACCCAACTGACCCCATCAGTGGCGTGATCGTCGAATGAGATGAGCTTACCGGAATGGACTCGATGTATCCGTAGCCGATTACGGTATCAAGTCGGCAGAGTCATTGAGGTAAGTGTGGCCTGCTTGATCAATTGTTTCATCACAACGCGCCTTTGATTACAGCCTGGATACTGGCTTAGGCTGGTAAGGTCCATTTCATCGTACATTGCTTGCCGTTGAAGTCTACTCAGCCGTGACAGAGACTGGCTACCCAATACGCAGAGACCAGGCCTGCTTCAGAATACATCTAGCTAGCCCCTGCCCCGTCTAGCCAAATACAAGCCTCGGCACGAATCTACTGATGTACCCTTGCTCGCTTCATTCAAGCCACCCCGTTCTAGTGCTAGGGGTTGTTCATCATGGTACATGTTGCGCCATGTACTGTGGTCTCTTTTCCAGCTGATGTAGGAAAAATCGGAAGTAGTCTATCCACTGACTGAGACGGCCAGCATCATTGGGAGGAGCTAGCTTGCTTGCAGGTGATGGAAGTAAACGCCCCTTAGGTAGCAGGGCGACAATGGGAGGTTATCAACAGGCAGAGGCTGCTGGCTACGCTTGCGGTGATGTTACTTGCTGGGTATGCCGGGTGGACAAGGCAAGGAGGGGTAAGCAGGCGGTAATGGGACTTGAGAGACAGGCTACCTTCGTCCTATCGGGCTCATCGATATTCAGAAGGCATTTGACAACATCACCTTATCTCTACCCATCATCTTCTCCTCTTTTCAACCTCACACATAGTACGCAAAACAATGTCTATAAACCCTCGCTCTAGCCACTATGAGACGCTCCTAAGCATTTACCACCACTCTGATCACATAGGAAAAGCACATGCTCACTGATAGCATACAAGAACATGAACAAATTTTAGAAATACAGGCACTTAGGTAGTCTAGTGGCTCTCGTTTTCTAAGACTATTGATAGAGTATTCTATATAGAATAGGCCCAGTCTAAGAGATGTAGAATGCTATAGTATTATCGGAAGGTAATACCACTATGAAGCAGTAAGAAATATACATTCTCGTAGGATGCATTCTCCGGTGGATCCTACGAGATATTCTTGGACTCCCAAACACTTGCGCAGACCTATGGACACTATAGAACGTAAGATAAACTTGCTATTACAATACTCTTTACTAGTGCTTTTATACGAATACTGAGAACGTATTCTCCGAGAGTTGGAGCCGAATGTCGTGCGGGAACTCTGGCGTGCCACCAGGTTTCAGCGTTTTGTATGTGGTTCTAAGGGCAATTCGTCTAGATACATCTTGCCTGATGAGTCGAGCGAGCTGTACATTGCGTGGTAGAAATACCAAGAGTTTTGAGCGGGATCCTGCTCAAATAAGTAGCAAAACTCAAAAATAATGACCACGTTGGACCGCACATAATCTAGTCAGTATCGAGTTCCAAACGCTCAAGAGCTTGTGATTTTCGGACTATTCGCTGTCATTTTGTGTTTCTAGTGACAGAAACATGTAATTTTTGAATGGTCATGTGAGCGAGAGGCAGATAGAATGATTTACAGGGCCCTTAGCTGGTGACTCTTAATCATGAAGTTATCTACGAGGAAACCGGAGCCTTGCCTTGTTATGCCGCGGCCGCCGAACGTCCATATCATCAAGCACGCCTTGCTCCCCATATTCTACTGGAAGTCTTTGCTTCATCGGTACTCGTTATCAAGTTTTTGTTCTGTATTGATCGAGAGTGAACAGGGAGAACGCCGAGCGAAAAGTAGGTTCGCAAGCCCGCCAATGACCACTACAGTAATGGACGAGGTTTCGAACATCTGCCGAACCAAGCTGCAACCAGTCAGCTTTTCTATGTCATTCAATACCCATAGAATCCAGGAACCACTCAGGCCCAGGCTGGAAACCCTTCTCCATCGCCTCACCACCAACCTCCACCAATTTGAGCATCGCCACTCCGTTGACACAGCACATGCGACCACACCCACTGGAGAACTCGGGATCCCGTCCGCTCTCCTATCGATAAACCAGCGAGGGCCGGAGTAGTAGTCGGGTCGGAGACGACCGGCGAATGCCCGGTGTTGCATGTATCTTTTGCCTTTTGTGCTAGCAAGCACTCTGGTTGGCAAAAGTGGCGCGCACAGCGAATGACCCATTCGTTCATCGACGATGGCGAGAATTCTCCCGTCGCGAGATGCCagccttttccccctttccctcgctctctctcttcctttTCCGCAGCCGAAGATGTCAACCCCCCGGCCGACCGGCCCCCTCCCGCCCATCGTGAGCGGATCCCCGGAACCCAACCCTCAGCCGAGAAGCCGAACGGAAGGCCCGGCCCTTTTTTTAGCCCCCAAGACTGGCCCCCCCTAATCGAACGTCGCTCAAAAGGCCGACGGGGACCTTTTATGCGGCCAGTCAGCACCCATCTTCTCCTGCACTCGGCAATCAAACCAACCAGGGAGCACGCACATACAGAGGACCAACATCTTTCTTCGAAAAGGGTTGGAAAAGGGGGAGTCATACTTCATTGGATAAGGTAGGTGCAAGTAGGCGCGAAAAAGAGCAGGCCGAGTAGGTGTCGGGTATCGGGTATGTCTGCATCTCAATTGACACCCAATCTATAGAAAATGAATGAAGAATATCTCACATCTTGTCCCCCGAATTGCTGGTCCTACCTTTGGGGTTTCTCTCGACGCAAATGTTCCCAAAGTTTCCCCCTCAGTCCGAAGGAAAGGACACGAAACGAACTACATCCGTGCGCTCAGAGCGACCCAAGTGGTTGGCATGTGAGGGCCATTGCTGAAGACTGTCGCATTCTGTCGCAAGTTGAAAACAGCTCATAGGTATTTACATCGCGTACAGAAGATGTTGATTTACATCAGATTGTCATTGACAGAACATCCCGGATGAAGGTGCATCGCATCACATCACGGAGGAAACGCCATAAAAGTAGGATGCTGTTGAGACACCCCTTCTTACACCATAATCGATCACTCGACAAACCGATAGCCGCACATGAAAGGACCGATGGAGTTTAAGTATAAGATTGATACTGCTATATAGAACACACGACGACTCTACTCCTCGGCGTCGCcgccagcagcaacagccttAGCGGCATCACCGTTGGTAGCAGCAGGTGCCTCAGCAGCCTTGACATCGCCCTTGGCCGGAGCGTCCTCGACGCCGTTGGCAGCCTCCTCGTCGGCATcggcctcctcttcctcttcttcagcGTTGTCTTCACCCTCGGGCTCGTCTTcagcctcttcctcctcatcgGCGGCCTCTTCAGCGTCGGCCGCATCATCCGTGGCAGCGGTCTCGGTCTTCCGCTTCTTCGATGGAGGAGCTTTCTCTGTGGGTCCTGCACGTTAGCTGTCTGTCCTAGATGTATTGGCTTATAGGGCGCTGTCGAGCGGGCTTACCGTCTACGCCGTTGGCGTCTCCGTCTTCCTCGGCAtctccctcttcctcctcgtcttcctcctcttcctcgacgTCGTCATCACCCTCCTCTCCGTCTTCCTCTGATTCATACCTGATGGGCGAGCCTTGTTAGTTGTGTGGTTGAGGGAGATGGTATGCCGGACAGCGGCTGTGTACGCGAAAATGCTTCCAGAACCCTGGATGGGCCCGGCGCATAGCTATGACAATATTGGAGCTTCAATGACAAGAACGCTCTGTCTGCGCGTACAAGTTCGAGGTCGGAGTAGAAACATCACTCGATGTTTACTACTCTCGAAGAAGGTCGACGGCACGGGCAGGATAGGAACGACTtactcctcttcctcttcaccGTCGTCATCGGGAAGGGAGAcaagctcctcctcctcttcttgcTTTCTCTTGCGGGTGGACATTGTGTGATGAAGCTCCGGAGGGTTCAATTGGGTGTGTTAGGTTGTCTCGGGATGAGATTTCAGTAGGAGACAAGCAAGAGAGGGAtgggaagagagagagatatGTAGGAGAAGTaaagagagaagagagagagagagttgGGGGATGGCCAGGACGAAAGGTAggcaaggtaggtaggttgGCGCAAGGAAAGCTATGGGGGGAGGACGGGGCAAGGTCAAAGGTGGGTGGGTGCGAGTCGACTGGTGGTAGCTCTGGCTCTCTGGGAGCGCAATGGGCGGGCGCGAGGAAGAGAAGAGAGGAGGGAGAGTGCGAGGCAGTGTGGTGCGGTGTGGTGCGTTGCGGTGCGCAAGAGAGTGAGGACTGAGGAGGGGGGTAGGGGAGCTCCCTCTCTCAGCTCCGTGGTGCGCCTTGTGCCATACTGTTTGCGAGGGAGCGTGTGCGAGGCAGAGCCGGCCGGAGGTAGTAAGGTAAAGAGCCAAAGCCTGTAGGTCCCAAGGAACAAAGTGCCAGAGACTTTGAGCCGGAGC from the Colletotrichum lupini chromosome 3, complete sequence genome contains:
- a CDS encoding aldo/keto reductase, with the protein product MSQTSRTFTLNTGAKIPAIGLGTWQSGPNQVKLAVEAALKNGYRHIDTAFAYQNEKEVGDGIIASGVPREQIWLTTKLDNPWHKRVPEAITKSLENLQTDYVDLYLMHWPSSTDPDDLKKHYPDWDYVDTWRELQKLVDTGKVKNIGVSNFGLTHLERLLNDPSTKIVPAVNQIELHPCNPSPKLLDYCKSKGIHATAYSCLGSTDSPLYTNQTLLEIAKSKDRTPQQVLLQWGLARDVSVIPKSVSEGRIKANYDLDGWSLTDDEFKKISAISDRFKVCDGTFLPDGVKVFFGDDE
- a CDS encoding HIT domain-containing protein, whose protein sequence is MTPNSQFDAGVSHPEGQCPFCVIATEYPPYDPSKPPQDEGDNSTLDPNRIPTPAFVVLSTPLLIAFLDILPLSRGHLLLCPRAHRPKLTDASPDESAEMGRYLRVLSNALARTTGVEDWNVVQNNGAAAAQVVMHMHFHLIPRPEIRASGRYSESFTMFGRGRREELDDEDAEHFAKELRENVADILREEKHKPKL
- a CDS encoding DNA directed RNA polymerase, with product MSREAYQVPTAGAASAPSAAAYQSYGSEGPQMQYLCGDCGLKFQLRRADPIRCKECGCRILYKERTKRMVQFEAR